The following are encoded together in the Ignisphaera sp. genome:
- the pyrI gene encoding aspartate carbamoyltransferase regulatory subunit, with the protein MIEEPTLTVSKIRNGTVIDHIPAGKAMDILNVLGIDGKEGLRMAVLMNVESKKLGRKDIIKIEGRRLSPDDLNVIALLAPNATINIIEDFAVIEKYKVSLPNVITDVLRCPNPTCITNKKGEPVRTRFRLLSKEPLRLQCEYCGAVISEGEVAKLVARKR; encoded by the coding sequence ATGATTGAAGAGCCTACCCTCACGGTTTCTAAGATCAGAAATGGTACGGTGATAGATCATATACCTGCTGGAAAAGCTATGGATATACTAAATGTGCTTGGGATTGATGGTAAAGAAGGTTTGAGAATGGCGGTACTGATGAATGTTGAGAGTAAGAAGCTTGGAAGAAAAGATATAATAAAGATAGAGGGTAGAAGGCTTTCACCAGATGATTTAAATGTAATAGCTTTGCTAGCTCCAAATGCAACTATAAACATTATTGAGGATTTCGCTGTAATAGAGAAGTACAAAGTCTCATTACCGAATGTAATCACAGATGTTCTTAGATGTCCTAATCCAACATGTATAACCAACAAAAAGGGAGAGCCTGTTAGGACAAGGTTTAGACTGCTTTCCAAAGAGCCTCTCAGGCTACAATGTGAATATTGTGGAGCAGTCATTAGTGAGGGTGAGGTGGCTAAGCTGGTTGCTAGAAAGCGCTAA
- a CDS encoding DNA-directed RNA polymerase subunit P, translating to MVKYICIRCRREFDESQLTVMMTIRCPYCGYRVIAKARSGEVKTIRAI from the coding sequence ATGGTCAAGTATATATGTATACGATGCAGAAGAGAATTTGATGAATCTCAACTAACAGTTATGATGACTATAAGATGCCCTTATTGCGGATATAGGGTTATAGCTAAGGCCAGAAGTGGCGAAGTAAAGACTATTAGGGCTATCTAG
- a CDS encoding dihydroorotate dehydrogenase, with product MLESAKLRYLIKPARVVENESISSSMYLLRIELINHSVEIEPFNFFNIWIPRVDEIPLSIAYVSNKSLFFIYRIRGVGTKALSQLKPGEFVGIKGPLGKGFKPSNNRRWLVVAGGVGIAPVPFLLSFAAKTNTKIDVIWGVKKSDEFFDLSDIFGLEKGGWRLIKVSEDCQEGLCGTALSVLNSVSINDYDVVLAIGSQQMLLSFCRMFEDRDNVYVSLENMVKCGIGVCGSCYVKGSHKLLCVDGPVFKCSEVVEHLESAVS from the coding sequence TTGCTAGAAAGCGCTAAGTTAAGATATCTAATTAAACCTGCTAGAGTTGTTGAGAATGAATCTATATCTAGTAGTATGTACCTACTTAGAATTGAGTTGATTAACCATTCTGTAGAGATTGAGCCATTTAACTTTTTCAATATATGGATACCCAGGGTAGATGAGATTCCACTTAGCATAGCATATGTCAGCAATAAATCTCTATTTTTCATATACAGGATAAGGGGTGTGGGTACAAAAGCATTATCACAGTTAAAACCCGGTGAATTTGTGGGGATTAAGGGACCACTTGGAAAAGGCTTCAAACCTTCGAATAATAGAAGATGGCTTGTAGTAGCAGGTGGTGTAGGCATCGCACCTGTGCCATTTTTACTAAGCTTTGCAGCAAAAACAAATACAAAGATTGATGTGATTTGGGGTGTTAAAAAAAGTGATGAATTTTTTGATTTGTCAGATATTTTTGGTCTAGAAAAGGGTGGCTGGAGACTGATTAAAGTTTCAGAAGATTGTCAAGAAGGTTTATGCGGAACTGCATTGTCGGTTCTAAACAGTGTTAGTATTAATGATTATGATGTTGTATTGGCTATAGGTTCTCAGCAAATGTTGCTATCATTTTGCAGAATGTTTGAAGATAGAGATAATGTCTATGTATCGCTAGAGAATATGGTTAAATGCGGCATTGGAGTTTGTGGTTCGTGCTACGTGAAGGGGTCTCACAAATTGTTATGTGTTGATGGACCTGTTTTTAAATGCTCTGAAGTGGTTGAACACCTTGAGAGTGCTGTTTCTTAA
- a CDS encoding metal-dependent transcriptional regulator, translating into MNRDLRALEDYLKAIYRLEEVLGYAKTGDIAKELKVTAATVSKTLKKLESNGYVVWLPYEGVKLSEKGRKIAINIVKKHRLAEYFLYYYLGFDLIKAHEYAHMLEHMPSEFFDKLWIFMKKPSTCPHGNLIPGLPEYNENELHEIEDDKPLTLFNEGAKVKITRIMCSFQDDIIMKLASAHIVRGSIITIIEKKPIKIIIKGPNNSLLEMAYHQANMVRGLEIH; encoded by the coding sequence TTGAATAGAGATTTGAGGGCTTTAGAAGACTATTTAAAAGCTATTTACAGATTAGAGGAGGTACTAGGATACGCTAAAACAGGTGATATCGCAAAAGAACTCAAGGTTACTGCTGCAACAGTCTCTAAAACACTAAAGAAACTGGAGTCGAACGGTTACGTGGTATGGCTCCCATACGAAGGTGTTAAGCTAAGTGAGAAAGGAAGGAAAATCGCTATAAATATAGTTAAGAAACATAGACTAGCAGAGTACTTTCTTTACTACTATCTTGGGTTTGACCTTATCAAGGCCCATGAATATGCCCACATGCTAGAACACATGCCTTCCGAGTTCTTTGATAAACTATGGATATTTATGAAAAAACCTAGTACTTGTCCACATGGAAACCTGATCCCAGGACTTCCCGAATATAATGAGAATGAACTTCATGAAATTGAAGACGACAAACCTTTGACGCTGTTTAATGAGGGTGCAAAAGTAAAGATAACAAGAATTATGTGCTCTTTTCAAGATGATATAATAATGAAGTTAGCTAGTGCACACATAGTTAGGGGTAGCATAATAACTATTATAGAGAAAAAACCAATAAAAATTATTATAAAAGGCCCCAACAACAGTCTGCTGGAAATGGCATACCATCAAGCTAACATGGTAAGAGGATTAGAAATCCATTGA
- the pyrB gene encoding aspartate carbamoyltransferase, translated as MKTSFYQRDVISILDFDRESIETLFEYTDKMIKYADSKLNLLNGKIVSLAFFEPSTRTRLSFEVAAKRLGADVIAIVGEEALSISKGETLADTIRMLDSYSNVIIIRHRYEGVAKYASEIAEHPVINAGDGKQHHPTQAMIDLYTIKKLFNGIDGLVYGVLGDLRYGRATTSFIYGLSLFKPRKIYMISPESLRAREEVLHVLKERGIVFEEKRNLEEVIEELDVLYVIRIQKERFPDPLEYEKVKGSYKVTLDVIRRAKKDLKILHPLPKVDEVDERIDHTPYAAYFIQARYGVPVRMALLTLIFGVEL; from the coding sequence GTGAAAACCTCTTTTTACCAACGTGATGTCATATCGATATTAGACTTTGACAGGGAAAGCATTGAAACACTATTTGAGTATACAGATAAAATGATAAAATATGCTGACTCAAAGCTTAATCTATTAAACGGGAAGATAGTTTCATTAGCATTTTTCGAACCATCGACAAGAACTAGGCTAAGTTTCGAGGTTGCGGCTAAAAGGCTTGGAGCAGACGTTATAGCAATTGTTGGGGAGGAAGCTTTAAGTATAAGCAAGGGTGAGACACTTGCTGATACAATTAGAATGCTAGATTCATATTCAAATGTCATAATAATTAGGCATAGATATGAAGGGGTAGCAAAGTATGCATCAGAAATAGCTGAGCATCCTGTTATAAATGCTGGTGATGGTAAACAGCATCATCCAACACAGGCAATGATTGATTTGTATACCATTAAAAAGCTTTTCAATGGTATAGACGGTCTTGTTTATGGGGTATTAGGGGATCTGAGGTATGGTAGAGCTACAACATCATTCATATATGGTCTATCCCTGTTTAAACCAAGGAAGATATATATGATATCGCCTGAAAGTTTAAGAGCAAGAGAGGAGGTGTTGCATGTATTGAAGGAGAGAGGTATTGTCTTTGAAGAGAAGCGAAACTTGGAAGAGGTTATAGAGGAGCTAGATGTACTATATGTTATAAGGATTCAGAAAGAAAGGTTTCCAGACCCGCTGGAATACGAGAAGGTTAAGGGATCATATAAAGTTACACTTGATGTTATTAGAAGAGCTAAGAAAGATTTAAAGATTTTACATCCACTTCCGAAGGTAGACGAGGTTGATGAAAGAATTGATCACACACCCTATGCAGCATACTTTATTCAGGCAAGGTATGGGGTGCCGGTAAGAATGGCTCTTCTTACTCTCATTTTTGGTGTTGAGCTATGA
- the pyrE gene encoding orotate phosphoribosyltransferase: MSWIAVDLYKCGMIKIGSFKLTSGLESPYYIDLRLLYSFPELRNRVINEIISRFSILKQCDVVLGIATSGLVLASIMADRLNKPLAYVRIEKKEHGTRSLVEGIVGNKGVVIVDDVATTGGSIEHAVVAVKDTGGRVLAAITVIDREQGARQRLRRYGIELYSLITAREIFDTLYNNGYIDFDTYHKIIRYIQATSTGNIL, translated from the coding sequence ATGTCATGGATAGCAGTAGACCTATACAAGTGTGGAATGATCAAGATAGGTAGTTTTAAACTCACTTCAGGCTTAGAAAGCCCTTACTACATAGATTTGCGTCTTTTATATAGTTTTCCAGAGCTTAGAAACAGAGTAATAAACGAAATTATATCGAGGTTTAGCATATTAAAGCAATGCGATGTTGTCCTAGGTATTGCGACAAGCGGGTTAGTGCTAGCATCGATTATGGCAGATAGGTTGAATAAACCTCTTGCCTATGTTAGAATTGAGAAGAAGGAACACGGAACAAGATCGTTGGTAGAGGGAATAGTTGGCAACAAGGGTGTTGTAATAGTTGATGATGTTGCTACAACAGGTGGCTCTATAGAGCATGCAGTAGTGGCGGTCAAGGACACGGGGGGAAGAGTTCTTGCCGCCATCACAGTGATTGATAGAGAGCAAGGAGCAAGACAAAGACTAAGGAGATATGGAATTGAATTATATAGTCTTATCACAGCTCGCGAAATTTTTGATACGCTCTATAACAATGGGTATATAGATTTTGACACATATCATAAAATAATTAGATATATTCAAGCTACAAGCACAGGTAACATACTATAG
- a CDS encoding RimK family alpha-L-glutamate ligase: MKVGVVADKPIPPWSVRQIMLAIEELGGEATYIRPSDITSFIGGIHEIVYTSSLKPVDFDAVILRDLGVATTVETYLRRVDLFKHVELTGIPVVNPVESYVTARDKYLSLCLLSRAGIPVPKTIVVEDHYTAIKAVETLSKAVIKPLIGSLGFGVIKVDNPDLAYTIGKTLAQIKQPIYVQEFIEKPSRDIRVLVVGNDVVTAYYRIQTDPKNWKTNIAQGAIAKPIEKLDRELEEYSFKILDVLKLHYAGIDFGETKEGYVVFEVNASPQWRGIQKVTGINPAKNIARYVLQLARK, translated from the coding sequence ATGAAGGTAGGTGTTGTAGCAGATAAACCCATACCCCCCTGGAGTGTTAGACAAATAATGTTAGCAATAGAGGAGTTAGGTGGTGAAGCTACGTATATAAGACCATCAGATATAACATCATTTATTGGTGGGATCCATGAAATAGTTTATACAAGCTCTTTGAAACCTGTTGACTTTGATGCTGTTATCCTACGTGATTTAGGTGTTGCAACAACTGTTGAAACATATCTTCGAAGAGTTGACCTATTCAAACATGTGGAGCTTACAGGTATACCAGTTGTGAATCCAGTTGAGTCATATGTGACAGCAAGAGACAAATATCTAAGCCTATGCCTGCTCAGTAGGGCTGGGATACCAGTTCCAAAGACTATTGTTGTAGAAGATCACTACACGGCAATCAAGGCTGTTGAAACACTTTCTAAAGCTGTTATAAAACCTCTTATAGGCAGTCTCGGTTTTGGGGTTATAAAGGTTGATAATCCGGATCTTGCATATACCATAGGAAAGACTCTTGCACAGATAAAACAGCCTATATATGTTCAAGAGTTTATCGAGAAGCCTAGCAGGGACATCAGGGTGCTGGTTGTTGGTAATGACGTTGTTACTGCTTACTATAGAATACAAACTGACCCCAAGAATTGGAAGACAAACATAGCGCAAGGAGCCATTGCAAAACCTATTGAGAAACTTGATAGAGAGCTGGAGGAATATTCATTTAAAATCTTAGATGTTTTAAAGCTTCACTATGCAGGCATAGACTTTGGAGAAACGAAGGAGGGTTACGTAGTTTTTGAAGTTAATGCATCGCCCCAGTGGAGAGGAATACAAAAGGTTACAGGTATTAACCCAGCGAAAAATATAGCAAGGTATGTATTGCAACTTGCTAGAAAATGA
- the pyrF gene encoding orotidine-5'-phosphate decarboxylase, which yields MLVVALDPPHNVNVVEWIERRYNELKDLVQGFKLGLPAIIRVGVEGLGKIFKDYSGLLIADLKLADIGDIMAITASILKEHGFNAVIAHAFVGYRQAVDELSNVCRKEGLRLILVVSMSHKGSEEFLDKHLEDFIEVARAAGSWGLVAPATRPLIIKKVREIIGKEMRILSPGVGVQGAEPGMAICYGADYEIVGRAITYADNVRQNALKILESQRQRVAKCHG from the coding sequence GTGTTAGTAGTAGCTTTAGATCCTCCACATAATGTTAATGTTGTAGAGTGGATTGAAAGAAGGTATAATGAGCTTAAGGATCTTGTTCAAGGCTTTAAGCTAGGACTTCCAGCAATTATAAGGGTTGGAGTAGAGGGTCTTGGCAAAATCTTCAAAGATTATAGTGGTCTTCTAATCGCTGATTTGAAACTTGCTGATATAGGAGACATAATGGCTATTACAGCAAGTATTTTAAAAGAACATGGATTTAATGCTGTAATAGCCCATGCTTTTGTCGGATACAGACAGGCGGTTGATGAGCTTAGTAATGTTTGTAGAAAGGAGGGTTTGAGACTCATACTAGTTGTTTCAATGTCTCATAAGGGTTCTGAAGAGTTTCTAGATAAGCATTTAGAAGATTTCATCGAGGTTGCTAGAGCTGCTGGTAGCTGGGGTCTTGTGGCACCAGCTACGAGACCCTTGATCATAAAGAAAGTTAGGGAGATTATTGGTAAGGAAATGAGAATCTTATCTCCTGGTGTTGGGGTGCAAGGTGCTGAGCCAGGTATGGCGATATGCTATGGCGCTGACTATGAAATCGTTGGAAGAGCTATAACATATGCTGATAATGTAAGGCAAAACGCTTTAAAGATTTTAGAGAGTCAGAGACAAAGGGTTGCAAAATGTCATGGATAG
- the speB gene encoding agmatinase → MKNIYLSNILESNAFLGFNKSLEETPFMVVGAPLDMSTSYRGGCSRAPKALREASKSLELCTALSNIDLEQIGFHDLGDIVLAPGDILQSLARIENVIYEILGYNKIVFILGGEHTITLPAFKAFSKRFQDPCLIVFDAHTDLRHEYLGSRYNHATVIKRVSEEAQYKKIIIVGARAISREEIEQVKSMDSRISVIRVTGSVQANVIERLEKEIEVCKNNPKYLSIDIDFMDPSYAPGVQTPEPLGSTPTDLLNAISRIVDEKLLAIDIVEITPEHDLSEITTFLGAKILTEIAGMVARRLNIGSGCW, encoded by the coding sequence ATGAAAAACATCTATCTAAGTAACATCTTAGAGTCAAATGCTTTTCTCGGATTCAATAAATCACTTGAAGAAACGCCATTCATGGTTGTTGGAGCTCCACTAGATATGTCAACATCGTATAGAGGGGGTTGTAGCAGAGCACCAAAAGCGTTGAGAGAAGCCTCAAAATCTCTTGAGCTCTGTACAGCGCTCTCAAATATTGATTTAGAGCAAATCGGTTTCCATGATCTTGGAGACATAGTTTTAGCACCAGGCGATATTTTACAGTCTTTGGCCCGGATCGAGAATGTCATTTACGAAATACTTGGATACAACAAAATCGTGTTTATACTGGGTGGCGAGCATACTATAACTCTACCAGCATTCAAGGCTTTTTCTAAGCGCTTTCAAGACCCATGCCTAATAGTTTTTGATGCTCACACTGATCTTAGACACGAGTATTTGGGATCTAGGTACAATCATGCAACAGTTATTAAGAGGGTATCTGAAGAGGCTCAATACAAGAAGATAATAATTGTTGGGGCAAGAGCTATAAGCAGAGAGGAGATAGAACAAGTCAAAAGCATGGATAGCAGAATAAGTGTTATTAGGGTAACAGGCTCAGTCCAGGCTAACGTTATAGAGCGCCTAGAAAAGGAAATTGAAGTCTGTAAAAATAATCCAAAGTATCTCTCAATAGACATTGACTTTATGGATCCATCGTACGCGCCAGGTGTTCAAACACCAGAGCCTTTAGGGTCAACACCAACAGATTTGTTGAATGCTATAAGTAGGATTGTAGACGAAAAGTTGCTTGCTATTGACATTGTTGAGATAACCCCAGAGCACGATCTTTCGGAGATAACAACTTTTTTAGGCGCTAAAATATTGACGGAAATTGCAGGGATGGTCGCAAGGAGGTTAAATATAGGAAGTGGTTGTTGGTAG
- a CDS encoding metallophosphoesterase → MTIKIIAFADVHGMQYLSMLISSLNRINVKNVDFIVMAGDIVDKGRIEYMRVVLSVLQKLFPHIYSRPIVIAVFGNEEYFGTEENYYSAYPQVIWLNNSYRIVKLDDFEICFVGDRGVLKKPTTWQQRNIKGIENIYSRNLGNIINMVRACKKDYYTILITHYASSYLTIFGENPSIYHFLGYPIIEGMDIKPDIAIHGHAHNSQKTEANINGTAIYNVSIPANKGVKLITI, encoded by the coding sequence ATGACTATAAAAATTATTGCTTTTGCCGATGTTCATGGCATGCAGTATCTAAGTATGTTGATATCCTCATTAAATAGAATCAATGTTAAGAATGTTGATTTTATTGTTATGGCTGGAGATATTGTTGATAAGGGAAGGATTGAGTACATGAGAGTAGTCTTATCCGTTCTACAGAAGCTTTTTCCACACATTTATAGCAGGCCAATTGTTATAGCGGTCTTTGGTAATGAAGAATATTTTGGTACAGAAGAAAATTACTATTCGGCTTATCCTCAAGTAATATGGCTTAATAACAGTTACAGAATTGTTAAGTTAGATGACTTTGAAATTTGCTTTGTAGGAGATCGAGGAGTATTAAAAAAGCCTACTACATGGCAACAGAGAAATATTAAAGGAATTGAAAATATTTATTCTAGGAATTTAGGGAACATCATAAATATGGTCAGAGCCTGCAAAAAAGATTATTACACCATCTTGATAACACATTATGCCTCAAGTTATCTCACAATCTTTGGGGAAAACCCATCGATATATCATTTCTTGGGATATCCTATAATAGAAGGCATGGATATAAAACCTGATATCGCTATACATGGTCATGCTCATAACTCTCAAAAAACAGAAGCTAATATAAATGGCACAGCTATTTACAATGTTTCTATACCTGCTAATAAAGGCGTTAAACTAATTACAATTTAG
- a CDS encoding DUF1614 domain-containing protein, with the protein MNTKIHVLFIATIIVYSFAVLKDISIAIAVLIVVLSIDFIRLKASKNAVSLIVRRIALDLRGAVVPLVTSTLMALWSFQSIDYLSLFFLISLAIALSSLNTIITSKFFAINILRYVMPYFILTSFLYGGSEFYPHVLPLVTQLGIIIGSDILHGVYFTNEMRAKMLIIGGAGEYDAIYVSTIAIEWLEIFCKSLTTLICLTKSV; encoded by the coding sequence TTGAATACAAAAATCCATGTTCTATTTATAGCAACTATAATTGTCTATAGCTTTGCAGTATTGAAAGATATATCAATAGCTATAGCAGTGCTGATAGTAGTTCTTAGCATAGATTTTATTAGATTAAAAGCTTCTAAGAATGCTGTTAGTTTGATTGTTAGAAGAATAGCGTTAGATCTAAGAGGGGCTGTGGTTCCTCTGGTAACATCAACATTGATGGCTCTATGGAGTTTCCAAAGTATAGACTATTTATCACTATTTTTTCTAATTAGCTTGGCTATAGCATTATCATCATTAAATACCATAATAACTAGCAAATTTTTTGCCATAAATATTCTAAGATATGTGATGCCATATTTTATATTGACATCATTTCTGTATGGTGGTAGTGAATTCTATCCTCATGTACTTCCATTAGTTACGCAGTTAGGCATAATAATAGGATCTGATATTCTACATGGTGTTTATTTTACCAATGAAATGAGAGCAAAGATGTTGATTATTGGCGGTGCTGGCGAATATGATGCAATATATGTTTCAACCATAGCGATAGAATGGCTAGAGATATTTTGTAAATCTTTAACAACACTTATATGTCTTACAAAAAGTGTTTAG
- a CDS encoding transcription initiation factor IIB, with translation MVIRPSEPSQEDILSQCPSGNIIYDEVRGEWICADSGEVIAEHVIDRGPEWRAFTAEERDRRSRAGGPINVALHDSGLSTVIDWYDRDVTGRKLDLKKRLELIRIRKWHSRMRIQSAVDRNLIQALNELDRLADQLNLPRTVREEAAMIYRKAVERELVRGRAIDSMVAAALYAACRIHGVPRTLDEISKFAKSTRKEIARCYRLLLRELSLKIPIVDAADHAQRIASILGLSGATVKTAIEIIQKARERGVTAGRDPAGVAAAAVYIAALLNDERRTQKEVAMAAGVTEVTVRNRYKELISVLSSEELKGGKKY, from the coding sequence ATGGTTATAAGGCCTTCTGAGCCTTCTCAAGAAGATATTTTATCTCAGTGTCCCAGCGGAAACATAATTTATGATGAAGTTAGGGGGGAGTGGATATGTGCAGATAGTGGTGAGGTTATCGCCGAGCATGTTATTGATAGAGGTCCTGAGTGGAGGGCTTTTACAGCCGAGGAGAGGGACAGGAGAAGCAGGGCTGGCGGTCCAATAAATGTTGCTCTACATGATAGTGGCCTCTCAACAGTTATAGACTGGTATGATAGGGATGTGACTGGAAGAAAGCTTGATCTTAAGAAAAGACTGGAACTTATAAGAATTAGAAAGTGGCATAGCAGAATGAGGATTCAAAGTGCTGTAGATAGAAACCTCATACAAGCTCTAAATGAACTCGATAGACTTGCTGACCAGCTGAACCTCCCTAGAACTGTTAGAGAAGAAGCTGCAATGATCTATAGAAAAGCTGTTGAGAGAGAGCTTGTGAGGGGCAGGGCTATAGATAGCATGGTTGCGGCTGCACTTTACGCAGCTTGCAGAATCCATGGAGTTCCTAGAACGCTAGATGAGATTTCAAAGTTTGCTAAAAGCACTAGAAAGGAGATTGCAAGATGCTATAGACTACTTCTTAGAGAACTTAGCTTAAAAATACCTATTGTTGATGCAGCAGACCATGCACAAAGAATTGCATCAATTTTAGGGCTAAGCGGGGCAACAGTAAAAACAGCTATCGAAATCATTCAGAAAGCTAGGGAACGCGGGGTCACAGCTGGTAGAGACCCAGCAGGTGTTGCAGCAGCAGCTGTTTACATAGCAGCGCTCTTAAACGATGAGAGAAGAACGCAGAAAGAAGTGGCAATGGCTGCAGGCGTTACAGAGGTTACTGTAAGAAATAGATACAAAGAGCTCATCAGTGTATTGAGTAGTGAAGAGCTTAAGGGCGGTAAAAAGTATTAG
- a CDS encoding spermidine synthase: MILGTVIVQGIGENSLMVVKTRALISIKKSPFQEIIVAEVGDFGKALVLDGYIQSTTSDEFIYHESLVHPAMVLHPDPRRVLIIGGGEGATLREVLKHSTVEEAIMVDIDKDVVELAKEHLPEMHQGSFFDRRARVVIDDGKRFVEKEYEKGVQYDVVILDLTDPYSSEIAKDLYTEQFFVKTNSILAENGVMVTQAGSRFFYTQVYEYVANNIKSVFRYVAEYQVWIPSFGYSCNFIIGSKKIDTSMLLNSEYVDDVLRSRKVSTRFINGKRVAALLLMGIY; encoded by the coding sequence ATGATACTAGGAACTGTAATCGTTCAAGGCATCGGCGAAAATAGTTTGATGGTGGTGAAGACCCGCGCCCTCATTTCAATTAAAAAGTCTCCTTTCCAAGAAATTATCGTGGCTGAGGTTGGGGATTTTGGAAAGGCTCTTGTCTTAGATGGCTATATCCAGAGTACAACATCTGACGAGTTTATATATCACGAATCACTTGTTCATCCAGCCATGGTTCTACATCCAGACCCTAGAAGGGTTTTAATAATCGGTGGAGGCGAGGGTGCCACTCTTAGGGAGGTCTTGAAACATAGTACTGTTGAAGAGGCTATTATGGTTGATATAGATAAGGATGTTGTTGAGCTAGCTAAAGAACATTTGCCAGAGATGCATCAAGGATCTTTCTTTGACAGAAGGGCTAGGGTAGTAATCGACGATGGAAAAAGATTTGTCGAGAAAGAATATGAAAAAGGTGTGCAATATGATGTGGTTATACTTGATCTGACTGACCCCTATTCAAGCGAAATTGCAAAAGATCTGTATACAGAGCAATTCTTTGTCAAAACGAACAGTATACTGGCAGAAAATGGTGTTATGGTTACTCAAGCAGGTTCAAGGTTCTTCTATACTCAGGTCTATGAATATGTAGCTAATAATATCAAATCAGTATTCAGATATGTTGCTGAATACCAGGTCTGGATTCCGTCTTTTGGCTATTCATGTAATTTTATTATAGGATCCAAGAAAATCGATACAAGCATGTTACTGAATTCCGAATATGTCGATGATGTGCTAAGGTCTAGGAAGGTTAGTACGAGGTTCATTAATGGAAAAAGAGTTGCCGCATTGCTTCTAATGGGTATATACTGA
- the yciH gene encoding stress response translation initiation inhibitor YciH, translating into MKSELECMGLPPELCTQLEMESQVIKIKLEHRKMGKVVTVVEGIDEKAFDLKKLASYLKTKLAAGGTIKNGRIEIQGDHRSRLKKILIEEFGFKPENIVFIEEE; encoded by the coding sequence ATGAAATCAGAATTAGAGTGTATGGGACTACCACCAGAGCTATGCACACAGTTAGAAATGGAATCACAAGTAATCAAAATCAAGCTGGAACATAGAAAGATGGGTAAGGTTGTCACAGTTGTTGAAGGGATTGATGAAAAAGCATTTGATTTGAAAAAGCTAGCCTCTTACTTGAAAACAAAATTGGCTGCTGGGGGAACTATTAAGAACGGTAGAATAGAGATTCAAGGCGATCATAGATCAAGGTTGAAAAAAATATTGATTGAAGAGTTTGGTTTTAAACCGGAGAACATAGTGTTCATAGAAGAAGAGTGA